A single window of Achromobacter xylosoxidans DNA harbors:
- a CDS encoding Fic family protein — protein sequence MHSLTPEYLAALRFDGTQAATLRTLGGYQGKQQLYAAQSPEALKGLRQIAVVESTESSNRLEGIVVAPSRLKSLVIRNATPKSRSEQEIAGYRDALALIHESATHMPFSEGVVLQLHTLLYRYMPQAGGRWKATNNDIIERHPDGTSRLRFQPVAAHLTPMAMSDLTGRYATALDQHLADPLVLVPLAMFDFLCIHPFPDGNGRMSRLLTLLLLYHFDYAVGRYISLERIFEETKESYYETLETSSQGWHQGQHDVKPWLDYFWGALLRAYREFEERVGTLERGRGSKGDRVRTEILRRILPFSISEIEEACPGVSRDMVRLVLRAMKSEGLIESTGKGRGAKWLRINQGGEK from the coding sequence ATGCACTCGCTCACACCCGAGTACCTCGCCGCGCTTCGCTTCGATGGCACCCAGGCCGCCACGTTGCGCACACTGGGCGGGTACCAGGGCAAGCAGCAACTCTACGCCGCGCAGTCGCCCGAAGCCCTCAAAGGGCTACGCCAGATCGCGGTAGTCGAATCCACCGAGTCGTCCAACCGGCTGGAAGGCATTGTCGTCGCACCCTCGCGGCTGAAGTCTCTGGTCATCCGCAACGCAACGCCAAAGAGCCGTTCCGAACAGGAGATCGCCGGCTACCGTGATGCCCTGGCGCTGATCCACGAGTCTGCCACGCACATGCCCTTCAGCGAGGGTGTTGTGCTGCAACTGCACACCCTGCTGTACCGCTATATGCCGCAGGCGGGCGGGCGCTGGAAGGCTACCAACAACGACATCATCGAGCGTCACCCGGATGGCACTTCGCGTCTGCGCTTCCAGCCAGTCGCTGCGCACCTCACGCCCATGGCCATGTCCGATCTGACCGGGCGCTACGCCACCGCGCTGGATCAGCACCTGGCCGACCCGCTGGTACTGGTGCCGCTGGCGATGTTCGACTTCCTGTGCATCCATCCTTTCCCGGACGGCAACGGTCGCATGTCCCGCTTGTTGACCCTGCTGCTGCTTTACCACTTCGACTATGCCGTGGGTCGCTACATCAGTTTGGAACGCATCTTCGAGGAAACCAAGGAAAGTTATTACGAGACGCTGGAAACCAGCTCGCAGGGCTGGCACCAGGGGCAGCACGACGTAAAGCCCTGGCTCGACTACTTCTGGGGTGCCTTGCTACGGGCCTACCGTGAGTTCGAGGAGCGTGTCGGCACCCTCGAGCGTGGCCGTGGCAGTAAAGGCGACCGGGTGCGGACGGAAATTCTGAGGCGCATCCTGCCGTTCTCGATTTCCGAGATTGAAGAAGCCTGCCCGGGCGTGAGCCGGGACATGGTACGGCTGGTATTGCGGGCGATGAAGTCAGAGGGACTGATCGAATCGACCGGCAAGGGGCGTGGAGCAAAGTGGCTTCGCATCAATCAAGGCGGTGAGAAATGA
- a CDS encoding DEAD/DEAH box helicase family protein, translated as MSKSEAQTRADLIDQQLALSGWNVKDPTQVVEEFDILTALPVGVAEPRTPYEGHQFSDYVLLGKDRKPLAVIEAKKTNRDAAIGREQAKQYCYNIQTQLGGELPFCFYTNGHELYFWDLENAPPRKVVGFPTRDDLERFAYIRRNRKPLTQEFINTSIAGRDYQIRAIRSVLEGIEQKKRDFLLVMATGTGKTRTCIAMVDALMRAGHAEKVLFLVDRIALREQALAAFKEHMPNEPRWPNVGEKLIATDRRVYVATYPTMLNIIRDEAQHLSPHFFDFIVVDESHRSIYNTFGEVLDYFKAITLGLTATPTDIIDHNTFQLFHCEDGIPTFAYTYEEAVNNVPPYLCNFQVMKIQTKFQMEGISKRTISLEDQKKLIFQGKEVEDINFEGTQLEKQVINKGTNTLIVREFMEEAIKDANGVLPGKTIFFCATKAHARRMEEIFDKLYPQHHGELAKVLVSDDPRVYGKGGLLDQFTNNDMPRIAISVDMLDTGIDVREIVNLVFAKPVYSYTKFWQMVGRGTRLLETSKPKPWCLEKDVFLILDCWDNFEYFKLNPKGKELKPQLPLPVRLVGLRLDKIEKANDSGHADIATREVAKLRLQIAALPKESVVIKEAAAALARLDDDNFWISLSHERLEFLRAEIKPLFRTVSEADFKAMRFERDLLEYSLAVLSEEKEQADTLKEGIVEQIGQLPLSVGFVKQEEALILAAQTNHYWDKADEDAFDELVAKLGPLMKFREQSSGQEQTHLDLADELHKKEWVEFGPQHEAVSITRYREMVENLIAELTAHNPVLQKIKNGEAVSSEEAKELAELLHEEHPHITEDLLRQVYKNRKARFIQFIRHILGIEVLRSFPDEVSAAFDQFIRAHTTLSSRQMEFLNLLKGFIIEREKVEKKDLINAPFTVIHPQGIRGVFSPLEINEILQLTERLAA; from the coding sequence ATGTCTAAATCCGAGGCACAGACACGAGCCGACTTGATTGACCAGCAACTCGCGTTATCAGGCTGGAACGTCAAAGACCCCACCCAGGTTGTCGAGGAATTCGACATCCTCACCGCCTTGCCAGTGGGCGTGGCCGAGCCGCGCACGCCCTACGAGGGCCACCAGTTCAGCGACTACGTCCTGCTCGGCAAAGACCGCAAACCCCTGGCAGTGATCGAGGCCAAGAAGACCAACCGCGATGCTGCCATTGGCCGCGAGCAGGCCAAGCAATACTGCTACAACATCCAGACCCAGCTGGGTGGTGAGCTGCCATTCTGCTTCTACACCAACGGCCACGAGCTCTATTTCTGGGATCTGGAGAACGCGCCGCCGCGCAAGGTGGTTGGCTTTCCCACCCGCGACGATCTCGAACGCTTCGCCTACATCCGTCGTAATCGCAAGCCGCTGACCCAGGAATTCATCAACACTTCGATTGCCGGACGTGATTACCAGATTCGCGCGATACGCTCGGTGCTCGAAGGCATCGAACAGAAGAAGCGCGATTTCCTGCTGGTGATGGCCACCGGCACCGGCAAGACCCGCACCTGCATCGCCATGGTCGATGCCTTGATGCGGGCTGGCCATGCAGAAAAAGTGCTGTTCCTCGTGGACCGTATAGCGTTGCGTGAACAGGCACTGGCCGCCTTCAAGGAGCACATGCCCAACGAGCCGCGCTGGCCCAATGTGGGTGAAAAGCTGATCGCGACGGATCGCCGTGTGTATGTCGCCACCTACCCGACGATGCTCAACATCATCCGGGACGAGGCACAGCACCTGTCGCCGCACTTCTTCGATTTCATCGTCGTCGATGAAAGCCATCGCTCCATCTACAACACCTTTGGCGAAGTGCTGGACTACTTCAAAGCCATCACGCTGGGCCTGACGGCCACGCCGACCGACATCATTGACCACAACACCTTCCAGCTTTTTCATTGCGAAGATGGCATTCCCACGTTTGCCTACACCTATGAAGAAGCCGTGAACAACGTGCCGCCCTACCTCTGCAACTTCCAGGTCATGAAGATTCAGACCAAGTTCCAGATGGAGGGCATCAGCAAGCGCACCATTTCGCTGGAAGACCAGAAGAAGCTGATCTTCCAGGGCAAGGAAGTTGAAGACATCAACTTCGAAGGCACTCAGCTTGAAAAGCAGGTGATCAACAAGGGCACCAACACTTTGATCGTCCGCGAGTTCATGGAAGAAGCCATCAAGGACGCCAACGGTGTGCTGCCTGGCAAGACCATCTTCTTTTGCGCCACCAAGGCCCACGCCCGGCGCATGGAAGAAATCTTCGACAAGCTCTACCCGCAACACCACGGTGAGCTGGCCAAGGTGCTGGTGTCAGACGACCCACGCGTCTACGGCAAAGGTGGCCTGCTCGATCAGTTCACCAACAACGACATGCCTCGCATTGCCATCAGCGTGGACATGCTCGATACCGGCATCGACGTGCGTGAAATCGTCAACCTCGTGTTCGCCAAGCCGGTCTACTCCTACACCAAGTTCTGGCAGATGGTCGGGCGCGGCACACGCCTGCTGGAAACCAGCAAGCCCAAGCCCTGGTGTCTTGAGAAGGATGTGTTCCTGATCCTCGACTGTTGGGACAACTTCGAATACTTCAAGCTCAACCCCAAGGGCAAGGAACTGAAACCGCAGTTGCCGCTCCCGGTGCGGCTGGTGGGCCTGCGCCTCGACAAGATCGAAAAGGCCAATGACAGCGGCCATGCCGACATCGCCACGCGTGAAGTCGCCAAGCTCCGCCTGCAGATTGCCGCGTTACCCAAAGAGTCGGTGGTGATCAAGGAAGCCGCCGCCGCGCTGGCGCGGCTGGACGATGACAACTTCTGGATCAGCCTCAGCCACGAGCGCCTTGAGTTCCTGCGCGCAGAAATCAAGCCGCTGTTCCGCACCGTGTCCGAGGCCGATTTCAAGGCCATGCGCTTCGAGCGCGATCTGCTGGAATATTCACTGGCCGTTTTGAGCGAGGAGAAGGAACAAGCCGACACCCTCAAGGAAGGCATCGTCGAGCAGATCGGCCAATTGCCACTCTCGGTCGGCTTCGTCAAGCAGGAAGAGGCCCTGATCCTCGCCGCGCAAACCAACCACTACTGGGACAAGGCGGATGAAGACGCCTTCGACGAACTGGTCGCCAAGCTCGGCCCGCTCATGAAATTCCGCGAGCAATCCAGCGGCCAGGAGCAAACCCACCTCGATCTGGCCGATGAGCTGCACAAGAAGGAATGGGTGGAGTTCGGCCCACAGCACGAGGCGGTCAGTATCACTCGCTACCGCGAAATGGTGGAAAACCTGATCGCCGAACTCACCGCGCACAACCCGGTGCTGCAGAAGATCAAGAACGGCGAGGCAGTGAGCAGTGAAGAGGCCAAAGAGCTGGCCGAACTACTGCACGAAGAACACCCGCATATCACCGAAGACCTGCTGCGTCAGGTCTACAAGAACCGCAAGGCGCGCTTCATCCAGTTTATCCGCCACATCCTGGGTATTGAGGTGCTCAGGAGCTTCCCGGACGAGGTCAGCGCCGCCTTTGACCAATTCATCCGCGCCCACACCACGCTCAGCAGCCGGCAGATGGAATTCCTCAATCTGCTGAAGGGCTTCATCATCGAGCGCGAAAAGGTGGAGAAGAAAGACCTGATCAACGCCCCCTTCACGGTCATCCATCCGCAAGGCATCCGCGGCGTGTTCAGCCCACTTGAAATCAACGAAATCCTGCAGCTGACCGAACGGTTGGCTGCCTAA
- a CDS encoding type II CAAX prenyl endopeptidase Rce1 family protein, protein MDGAPAFAESRKLRFRSELADFWRFVRRPRPLRRLPGRAPAIGWVSDWWPGVGPGRLLAWAALLWLINLFALGPVAVAAAGVGGVTHRLDPANIPWLTAVIWAPLVEEMLFRYGLRRPRQALWLCPALLPVVLYGPRIWTGLLLAAFVLLACWSLRPRPDPLKGWNTAWRRHYLKHFGWVFHLVALTFAAVHLTNFVFNHTPYWLLPLLVLPQWVTGLVLGWIRIRRGIGAAIALHAMFNAGPILLIWAVMRWAPTAAS, encoded by the coding sequence ATGGACGGCGCTCCGGCTTTCGCCGAATCGCGCAAGCTGCGCTTCCGCAGCGAGCTGGCCGACTTCTGGCGCTTCGTGCGCCGGCCGCGCCCATTGCGGCGCCTGCCGGGGCGCGCCCCGGCGATAGGCTGGGTGTCGGATTGGTGGCCGGGCGTTGGCCCGGGGCGCCTGCTGGCCTGGGCCGCCTTGCTGTGGCTGATCAACCTGTTCGCCCTGGGGCCGGTGGCGGTCGCCGCGGCCGGCGTCGGCGGCGTCACGCATCGGCTGGACCCGGCCAACATCCCCTGGCTGACGGCGGTGATCTGGGCCCCGCTTGTCGAGGAAATGCTGTTCCGCTATGGCCTGAGGCGGCCCAGGCAGGCGCTGTGGCTGTGCCCGGCGCTGCTGCCGGTGGTGCTGTACGGCCCGCGCATCTGGACCGGCCTGCTGCTGGCCGCCTTCGTGCTTCTGGCCTGCTGGTCGCTGCGTCCGCGCCCCGACCCGCTCAAGGGCTGGAACACCGCCTGGCGGCGCCATTACCTGAAACATTTCGGCTGGGTGTTCCACCTGGTGGCGCTGACTTTCGCCGCCGTGCACCTGACCAACTTCGTCTTCAATCACACCCCGTACTGGCTGCTGCCGCTGCTGGTGCTGCCGCAATGGGTCACCGGCCTGGTGCTGGGCTGGATCCGCATCCGCCGGGGCATCGGCGCGGCCATCGCGCTGCACGCCATGTTCAACGCCGGCCCCATTTTGCTGATCTGGGCCGTGATGCGCTGGGCCCCCACGGCGGCGAGTTGA
- a CDS encoding tyrosine-type recombinase/integrase, producing MAEIKPVFALSSYRTKESRIRKYLSPKFDGMPMSDIGVKQIRPLLEECKVHGAWAAIHVKGDLSAIFEFAVVRGLVEVNPIPSLRGLLRVPFSESKAAMTREQIQKFYQELRGYRGYPETSLCLRLIALTACRPGEAADAEWDEFDFEDALWRRPAAKMKARRDHVSPLSVQAIAVLKDLQCITGGGRYLFPHRSGKGFTTPNRLTYAMRDMNLGRGTTPHCWRTTFSTWANENGYRPDAIERQLAHVESNKVRETYNKALLLDQRRTLLQNWADYLGAAEGSGTA from the coding sequence TTGGCCGAGATCAAGCCAGTCTTTGCGCTCAGTTCCTACCGCACTAAAGAATCCCGCATCAGGAAGTACCTGTCGCCCAAGTTCGATGGGATGCCGATGAGCGACATTGGTGTGAAGCAGATTCGCCCGCTGCTGGAGGAGTGCAAAGTCCATGGTGCATGGGCGGCCATCCATGTCAAAGGCGATCTTTCGGCCATCTTCGAATTCGCAGTGGTGCGTGGCCTGGTAGAGGTCAATCCAATTCCCAGTCTTCGCGGGCTGCTACGCGTGCCGTTCAGCGAGAGCAAGGCGGCGATGACGCGAGAGCAAATCCAGAAGTTCTATCAGGAGTTGCGCGGCTACCGGGGCTATCCGGAAACCTCGCTGTGCCTGCGGTTGATTGCGCTGACCGCCTGCCGTCCAGGGGAAGCGGCGGATGCCGAGTGGGACGAGTTCGACTTTGAGGATGCCCTGTGGCGTCGGCCTGCGGCGAAGATGAAAGCGCGGCGCGACCATGTCAGCCCGTTGTCGGTGCAGGCCATTGCCGTGCTAAAGGATTTGCAGTGCATCACGGGCGGTGGCCGCTATCTATTCCCACACCGGAGCGGCAAGGGCTTCACTACCCCCAACCGGCTCACCTACGCCATGCGCGACATGAACCTGGGCCGGGGTACGACGCCACATTGCTGGCGGACAACCTTTTCAACTTGGGCCAATGAGAACGGATATCGGCCTGATGCGATTGAGCGGCAGCTTGCTCACGTGGAAAGCAACAAGGTGCGGGAGACATACAACAAGGCGTTGCTGCTGGATCAGAGAAGGACGCTATTGCAGAACTGGGCGGACTATCTGGGTGCGGCGGAAGGCAGCGGCACGGCATAG
- a CDS encoding ribose-phosphate pyrophosphokinase, whose amino-acid sequence MANDSFMIFTGTANTRLAVDVVNHLDMSLGKMTVGRFSDGEVMVEINENVRGKDVFVLQPTCAPTNDNLMEIMVMVDALRRASAGRITAAIPYFGYARQDRRPRSARVAISAKVVANMLQVAGVDRVLTMDLHADQIQGFFDIPVDNIYAGPILLGDIWRRNFSNLVVVSPDIGGVVRARALAKQLEADLAIIDKRRPRANVSEVMNIIGEVDGRTCIIMDDMVDTAGTLCKAAQALKDRGAGAVYAYCTHPVLSGGAIDRIEASELDELVVTDTIPLSEQGQASGKIRQLSCAALLGETILRISNAESVSSLFVD is encoded by the coding sequence ATGGCAAACGATAGCTTCATGATCTTCACGGGCACGGCCAACACTCGGCTGGCCGTGGACGTAGTCAACCACCTCGACATGTCCCTGGGCAAGATGACCGTCGGTCGCTTCTCGGACGGCGAGGTGATGGTCGAGATCAACGAGAACGTGCGCGGCAAGGACGTCTTCGTCCTGCAGCCCACCTGTGCGCCTACCAATGACAACCTGATGGAAATCATGGTGATGGTCGATGCCCTGCGCCGCGCCTCGGCCGGCCGCATCACCGCCGCGATTCCCTATTTCGGCTACGCCCGCCAGGACCGCCGCCCGCGCTCGGCGCGCGTCGCGATCTCGGCCAAGGTCGTGGCCAACATGCTGCAAGTGGCTGGCGTCGACCGCGTCCTGACCATGGACCTGCACGCCGACCAGATCCAGGGCTTCTTCGATATCCCCGTGGACAACATCTACGCCGGTCCGATTTTGCTGGGCGACATCTGGCGCCGCAATTTCTCGAACCTGGTCGTCGTGTCCCCGGACATCGGCGGCGTGGTGCGCGCCCGCGCGCTGGCCAAGCAGCTCGAAGCCGACCTGGCCATCATCGACAAGCGTCGTCCGCGCGCCAACGTGTCGGAAGTGATGAACATCATCGGTGAAGTCGACGGCCGCACCTGCATCATCATGGACGACATGGTCGACACCGCCGGCACGCTGTGCAAGGCGGCCCAGGCCCTGAAGGACCGCGGCGCCGGCGCCGTTTACGCCTATTGCACGCACCCCGTGCTGTCGGGCGGCGCCATCGACCGCATCGAGGCGTCGGAACTGGACGAACTGGTCGTCACCGACACCATTCCGCTCTCCGAGCAAGGCCAGGCCAGCGGCAAGATCCGCCAGCTGTCGTGCGCCGCGCTGCTGGGCGAGACCATCCTGCGTATCTCGAACGCGGAATCGGTCAGCTCGCTGTTCGTCGACTGA
- the ispE gene encoding 4-(cytidine 5'-diphospho)-2-C-methyl-D-erythritol kinase has translation MTLYDVPAPAKVNLFLHVVGRRPDGYHLLQTAFRFIDLCDTLHFEARADGVISRATELAGVSEDDDLTLRAARALQQATGTRQGAQIALEKRIPQGGGLGGGSSDAATVLIALNRLWGTGLSRRELMALALPLGADVPVFVFGQSAFAEGVGEKLTALDLPARAYLVAQPDASVPTVGIFSAPDLTRDSSYITIADFLASPTFSFGKNDLEPVVYRLYPEVLRASRWLAEQGVLKNTGTQVRMSGSGACLYAEFSELSEAVLAKTEITATMRGAVEANCKNADDTDSTTHPRFRLVQACPGLTEHPLRNWIAR, from the coding sequence GTGACCCTCTACGACGTACCCGCGCCCGCCAAGGTGAACCTGTTCCTGCACGTGGTGGGCCGCCGTCCCGACGGCTACCACCTGCTGCAGACGGCCTTTCGCTTCATCGACCTGTGTGACACGCTGCACTTCGAGGCGCGCGCCGATGGCGTCATCAGCCGCGCCACGGAATTGGCGGGCGTGTCCGAAGACGACGACCTGACCTTGCGCGCCGCCCGCGCCCTGCAACAGGCCACCGGCACGCGCCAGGGCGCGCAGATCGCGCTGGAAAAGCGCATTCCGCAGGGCGGCGGCCTGGGTGGCGGTTCGAGCGACGCGGCCACCGTGCTGATCGCATTGAACCGCTTGTGGGGCACCGGGCTGTCGCGGCGAGAACTGATGGCACTGGCCCTGCCGCTGGGCGCCGACGTGCCGGTGTTCGTATTCGGCCAGTCCGCTTTCGCCGAGGGCGTGGGCGAGAAACTGACCGCGCTGGACCTGCCGGCGCGGGCCTATCTGGTGGCGCAGCCGGACGCGAGCGTGCCGACCGTTGGAATTTTTTCCGCACCCGATTTGACAAGGGATTCTTCTTACATCACAATAGCGGACTTTCTTGCTTCGCCTACATTTTCCTTCGGGAAAAATGATTTGGAGCCGGTGGTCTACCGACTTTATCCTGAGGTTCTCAGGGCATCGCGGTGGCTTGCAGAGCAGGGCGTGTTGAAAAACACGGGAACCCAAGTTCGCATGTCGGGATCTGGCGCGTGTCTATACGCCGAATTTTCCGAGCTGTCGGAGGCCGTTTTGGCGAAAACGGAAATTACCGCTACAATGCGCGGCGCTGTTGAAGCAAACTGCAAAAACGCAGATGACACAGACAGCACAACGCATCCACGGTTCCGGTTAGTGCAGGCATGTCCTGGGTTGACTGAACATCCGTTGCGGAATTGGATTGCAAGATAG
- the ychF gene encoding redox-regulated ATPase YchF, with the protein MALQCGIVGLPNVGKSTLFNALTRAGIAAENYPFCTIEPNVGVVEVPDPRLQKLAEIVKPERILSATVEFVDIAGLVAGASKGEGLGNQFLSHIRETDAIVNVVRCFEDPNVIHVAGKVDPIADIEVIETELALADLQTAERALQRHQKTARSGDKESQRIVAVLEKCVAQLNEAKPIRALDLSTEEKADIAQLCFITAKRAMYVGNVADDGFTNNPLLDRLTEFAAARNAPVVAICAAIESEIVDLDDADRQAFLSDMGMEEPGLNRLIRAAFKLLGLQTYFTAGVKEVRAWTVPIGATAPQAAGVIHTDFERGFIRAQTIAYEDFITYKGEQGAKEAGKMRAEGKEYIVQDGDVMNFLFNV; encoded by the coding sequence ATGGCTCTGCAATGCGGCATCGTCGGCCTGCCCAACGTTGGCAAATCGACACTCTTCAACGCTCTGACCCGCGCCGGCATCGCCGCCGAGAACTATCCGTTCTGCACCATCGAGCCGAACGTCGGCGTGGTCGAGGTGCCGGATCCGCGTCTGCAGAAGCTGGCCGAGATCGTCAAGCCCGAGCGCATCCTGTCGGCCACGGTCGAATTCGTCGACATCGCCGGCCTGGTGGCGGGCGCCAGCAAGGGCGAAGGCCTGGGCAACCAGTTCCTCTCGCACATCCGCGAAACCGACGCCATCGTCAACGTGGTGCGCTGCTTCGAAGATCCCAACGTGATCCACGTGGCCGGCAAGGTCGATCCGATCGCCGACATCGAAGTCATCGAAACCGAGCTGGCGCTGGCCGACCTGCAGACCGCCGAAAGGGCCCTGCAGCGCCACCAGAAGACCGCCCGTTCCGGCGACAAGGAATCGCAGCGCATTGTCGCCGTGCTGGAAAAGTGCGTGGCGCAACTGAACGAAGCCAAGCCGATCCGCGCGCTCGACCTGTCCACCGAGGAAAAGGCCGACATCGCCCAGCTCTGCTTCATCACCGCCAAGCGCGCGATGTACGTGGGCAACGTGGCCGACGACGGCTTCACCAACAACCCGCTGCTGGACCGCCTGACCGAATTCGCCGCCGCTCGCAACGCGCCGGTGGTCGCCATCTGCGCCGCCATCGAATCGGAAATCGTCGACCTGGACGACGCCGACCGCCAGGCCTTCCTGTCGGACATGGGCATGGAAGAACCGGGCCTGAACCGCCTGATCCGCGCCGCCTTCAAGCTGCTGGGCCTGCAGACCTACTTCACCGCCGGCGTGAAGGAAGTGCGCGCCTGGACCGTGCCGATCGGCGCCACCGCGCCCCAGGCCGCAGGCGTCATCCACACCGACTTCGAACGCGGCTTCATCCGCGCGCAGACCATCGCTTACGAAGACTTCATCACCTACAAGGGCGAGCAGGGCGCGAAGGAAGCGGGCAAGATGCGGGCGGAAGGCAAGGAATACATCGTGCAGGATGGCGATGTGATGAATTTCTTGTTCAACGTCTGA
- a CDS encoding Arm DNA-binding domain-containing protein, giving the protein MPQNLLTDLKVRSAKSTSRLETFRRWGLFLLVKPTGGKLWRWKYRLQGKENLFAIGGFPQVSLAEARAVREKARALIKQGSILPMSGSRSSSATSKRWRNASALAKARLPRWRRRTWPRSSQSLRSVPTALKNPASGSTCRPSSMGCR; this is encoded by the coding sequence ATGCCCCAGAATCTACTCACCGACCTCAAGGTCAGGTCGGCCAAATCGACTTCGAGACTGGAAACTTTCAGACGGTGGGGCCTGTTCCTGCTGGTCAAGCCCACCGGCGGCAAGCTCTGGCGGTGGAAGTACCGCCTGCAAGGCAAGGAGAACCTCTTTGCCATTGGCGGTTTTCCTCAAGTAAGTCTTGCGGAGGCACGTGCGGTCCGAGAGAAGGCGCGCGCGTTGATCAAGCAAGGTTCCATCCTGCCCATGAGCGGCAGCAGGTCAAGCAGCGCAACCTCGAAGCGCTGGAGGAACGCAAGCGCGCTCGCGAAAGCTCGTTTGCCAAGGTGGCGCAGGCGTACTTGGCCGAGATCAAGCCAGTCTTTGCGCTCAGTTCCTACCGCACTAAAGAATCCCGCATCAGGAAGTACCTGTCGCCCAAGTTCGATGGGATGCCGATGA
- a CDS encoding 50S ribosomal protein L25/general stress protein Ctc, with amino-acid sequence MKFTATARSVQGSSASRRLRRAGRVPAIVYGGSAAPLNIELDHNEIYHALRKEEFHASILQMQLEGAKDEQVLLRSVQWHAYKPQVLHVDFQRVDANQALRTKVPLHFVNAEVSPAVKLSGAIISHVATELEITCLPSALPQFIEVNLADILAGASIHLADIKLPMGVTYVPHGGEENPLLAAAVVKGGAAADDADAAPAAPAA; translated from the coding sequence ATGAAATTTACTGCCACTGCGCGTAGCGTCCAGGGTTCGAGTGCGAGCCGCCGCCTGCGCCGCGCGGGCCGCGTTCCCGCCATTGTTTATGGTGGTTCGGCTGCCCCGTTGAACATCGAACTCGACCACAACGAGATCTACCACGCCCTGCGCAAGGAAGAATTCCACGCTTCGATCCTGCAAATGCAGCTCGAAGGCGCCAAGGACGAACAGGTTCTGCTGCGTTCGGTTCAATGGCACGCCTACAAGCCGCAAGTCCTGCACGTGGACTTCCAGCGCGTCGACGCCAACCAGGCGCTGCGCACCAAGGTGCCGCTGCACTTCGTGAACGCTGAAGTCTCGCCGGCCGTCAAGCTGAGCGGCGCGATCATCAGCCACGTCGCCACCGAACTGGAAATCACGTGCCTGCCGTCGGCGCTGCCCCAGTTCATCGAAGTCAACCTGGCCGACATCCTGGCCGGCGCTTCGATCCACCTAGCCGACATCAAGCTGCCGATGGGCGTGACCTACGTCCCGCACGGTGGTGAAGAGAACCCGCTGCTGGCCGCCGCTGTCGTCAAGGGCGGCGCTGCCGCCGACGACGCCGACGCCGCTCCGGCTGCTCCCGCCGCCTAA
- the pth gene encoding aminoacyl-tRNA hydrolase yields the protein MSIPIRLIVGLGNPGPDYETTRHNAGFWLADHLADDLRASFALEKSFFGMVAKSRLGADNVLLLKPNTYMNRSGQAVGALARFYKLTPEQVLVLHDELDLMPGQVKLKQGGGHAGHNGLKDIQAALGSPNFWRLRIGIGHPRTLGLAQQVADFVLHPPRREEQKEIEAVIDRCRAVVPAMLAGDFALATRQLHSGNDA from the coding sequence ATGTCTATTCCCATACGCCTCATCGTGGGATTGGGTAACCCCGGTCCCGACTACGAAACCACCCGCCACAACGCGGGCTTCTGGCTGGCCGACCACCTGGCGGACGACCTGCGCGCCTCGTTCGCGCTGGAGAAGTCGTTCTTCGGCATGGTGGCCAAATCCCGCCTGGGGGCCGACAACGTCCTGCTGCTCAAGCCCAACACCTACATGAACCGTTCCGGCCAGGCGGTTGGGGCGCTGGCGCGCTTTTACAAGCTGACGCCGGAGCAGGTGTTGGTGCTGCACGACGAACTCGACCTGATGCCGGGCCAGGTGAAACTCAAGCAGGGTGGCGGCCATGCCGGCCACAACGGCCTGAAGGACATCCAGGCCGCGCTCGGCAGCCCGAACTTCTGGCGCCTGCGCATCGGCATCGGCCATCCGCGCACGCTCGGCCTGGCGCAGCAGGTGGCGGACTTCGTGCTGCATCCGCCGCGCCGCGAAGAACAAAAGGAAATCGAGGCTGTCATCGACCGCTGCCGCGCCGTGGTGCCGGCCATGCTGGCGGGCGACTTCGCGCTGGCCACCCGCCAGCTGCACAGCGGCAACGACGCCTGA